The genome window ATAGGCTTACCAACTCATAAAAATCACGCATTGTATAATCAGTACCATAGAAATTGTGGGCATTTGTGTACCAATAACCATCCGGATCTGTATGATCAGTACCACCTAAATATTGAGATACATTATGATGAGACCATAGAGTTCCGTTACCATTAGATACTAACGAAGGCGCAAACCCATACTTGTGCATAATATATGCAGTGTAGTAAGCAGCGTTAGAAAGTTCCCGAGCAAACGCATCTGCATTATGTACCTCAACTTGTTCAAATTGAACGGCCCGACCATTAGCAGGATAACCTGCACCCCAAGCCTCATGGTCAGTATTTGAGATCTGAATTATATTGTTATTATCTACAAAGGCATGAACGAATGCATCATTATAATGATTCTTTTCGTAATTTATTTCACCCCAAATACTATCATTAGGATTAGCAGTTTCATGGACGATAACTATATTTGGTAATCCATTACCCGTACCACTATATTTTCCAGTAATATTCAAAGGAATGGCCTGCCCATTATCATAAAATGTAATATTAGCATGACCAAGATTATTATTAAGAATATAGTTGTTAATTGAATTCAATCCAGAAGTAATAATTCCACTGCCACTTGCCCAATAACTTTTACCATTCGCTGAAACCCACTGGTTAGTTGCCTTGGTATATAAGTAAGGAGTAAAGTAATACAAACTTTCCTTCCAGCCATAAAGTCCTGAAACAATTCGACCATCTGGACCAAACATATACCAATCCCCCCATTGGGATTGACGGTAATCATTGTCTACTCGAAGGTAAGTACTTGGATCAAAGTAATAATAAGTATCATACCATTTTTGGACTCCGGTTTGAATACGACCATCATTGCCAAAGAGATACCAGTCACCCCATTGGGATTGACGGTAATCATTATCCACGCGAAGGTAAGTACTTGGATCAAAATAATAGTACGTACTAGCCCATTGATAAACTTTGGTAGCAATTCTACCATCTTTACCAAACATATACCAATCGCCCCATTGGGATTGACGGTAGTCATTATCCACGCGAAGGTAAGTGCTTGGATCAAAATAGTAATAGGTATCGGCCCATTTTTGAACACCTGTCTGAATTACACCATTATCCGTTAAGTACCAGTTGCTTCCGCTGCCTTTACCATTACTTGTAATTGTTGGTAAATATGAATAAGTACGACCTAAATCAGTTTTACCATTTTTATAAAAAGTCCAGCCATTAGATTCTTGTACCCAACCATCTTTTACTGGTGTTGATATCTCTGTTGACTTTGGTGTTACTGAGTTTGCTTTTTGATCCGTGGCTTGTTGAGTACTAATATTTCCCTGTTGATTATTTTGATTAGACTGATTAGTCTCACTTTCGCCAATTTTAGCATCGGTTGATTCTATTTGAGTAGCATCAGATGCTGAACTCTGTGCTAAACTCGTTTCTGCCTGTGCTGTATCAACTGTTGTATCAGCACTAGCAACCCCAGTTAAACTAACTGTTAATGCTAGTGCAGTAATTGCCATGACACACCAATTTTTCCCCGACTTATATAATTTATAATGCTTTTTATTAGTCACTTTTAAACTCCTCTTAAAATTTAAATTACGACATTACAGGTACATATTCTAACAGGTAATTTCTCAGATTCAAGGTTTCACAATAATAAGGTTTCTACAATATCTGGTGTTGATATAGAAATATTACTTTCTATACCAATATCAGATTTTTTGTTATTTAAAACAGCCTAAATTTAGTAATCATAACCACCCGTCAAACGGGTGGTTTGCACATCGGCTATAAGCCGATAATAAAAGCCGGCGTCTCAAGGCGCTGGCTTTCGCTTTGCTCAAGCCAAAATGCTCTGACTACTTTGCCACCGCTTTAAGCGGTGTTTATACTACCTCACTTACCCTTAAAAGGGTCCGAATATTCCACACTTGTTAGCTTATCCATTGCTATATCATGTTTCTCTTGATCTCGGATATACTTCTTTATCGTGGATTCATTTAATCCAACTGTACTCACATAGTAGCCTTCAGCCCAAAAATGTCGGTTCCCATATTTGTATTTTAAGTTTGCATGTCGATCAAACATCATTAATGCACTTTTCCCTTTTAAGTATCCCATAAACTGCGAGACACTTAGTTTCGGCGGAATACTTACTAACAAGTGCACATGATCTGGCATCATATGACCTTCAATTATTTCTACTCCCTTATATTTGCACAACAAACGAATATAATCTCTCAGGTCTCTTCGGTATTGATTGAAGATCGCTTTACGTCTATACTTTGGTATGAATACGATGTGATACTTACATAACCACTTCGTATGGGCTAAGCTATTTAATTTATTAGCCATATTTATATAACCTCTTTTCCCTTATTGACTTTGGCTTGAACACCTACATCTTAAGGCAAAAGAGGCCTTTTTTATATAATTTTTATCGCCCACCCGCATAGCAGGTGATTTTTTGTTTCGTGCACTCGCTCTGCTCGCGCACTCAACTAGGTCTAAAGACATTAATAAAAAAAGAGAATCATGATGATTCTCTTTAAGTGATATATACCTAAAATACTTCTTTGTCCCAAGCCTCTAAATTATATGTTCGAATAACATTATTTAAACTAGAAGCATATTTAGGATCTGTTGCATAACCATCAGCATGTAAATAATTTGTAACAGTAGCATAGTCTTTCTTCCACAAAAGATTGCTGTATCGTTTATTAGTAGCAAGGAAACGCCCGTGGTCAACTACACTCTCATAATTACTTGGATATTTCCGAAATGCATCATTAATGTAATAATAACCACCAGTACCATATTCAGCAGTTCTCATAACAATTGACTGACCATTATAGCTACCTTTAATACCAAACAAATTATGTCCTTGTGTAGCAAGAGCAGATTGACCCCAAGCACTTTCAAGAATAGCTTGAGCTGCAGTTACAGATGGCAATACACCGAATTGTCGCCAGCCATCTAAAGCCGCATCATGGATACTTAATAGGAAATTAGTATTCCGATTAATTCCTGAAATAATCCCTGTACTATCGGCATGAAGGTTTAGTCCAGCTACCGTAATATTTTTATTAGTTACCTTTAAATATGTACTTGGATCAAAATAGTAATAGCTACCAGCCCACTTTTGAAGGCCAGATAGTACACGCCCATCACCACCGAAGAGATACCAATCACCCCATTGAGATTGACGATAATCATTATCTACTCGTAAGTAAGTATTGGGATCAAAGTAATAATAACTACCGGCCCATTGATATACTTTAGTGGCAATCCGTCCATCATTACCAAACATATACCATAACCCCCATTGAGATTGACGGTAGTCGTTATCTACTCGTAAATACGTACTTGGATCAAAATAATAGTAGCTACCAGCCCACTTTTGGACACCGGTTTGAATTTGCCCATCATTGCCAAATAGATACCACATCCCCCATTGTGACTGTACATAGTTATTATCTACTCGTAAGTAAGTATTTGGATCAAAATCATAGTATGTGCCAGCCCACTTTTGGACACCAGATTGGACAACACCATTATCAACTAAATACCAGTTATTACCAGTACCATTAATAGTAGGAAGATATGAATAATTGCGACCAGATGTTACATCACCATTTTCATAATATGTCCACTGATTATTTTCCTTAATCCAACCATTTTTCACCTGTGCTGCTTGTGGTTGGATTGGTGTAAATTGACTAATATCCTCATCAGTCTGTGTGTTATCACTTGTTACATTTACATGTACATTATTTGAATTTTCATTAGCATTATTTGAAGCTACTTCATCACTACTTTTAGGCGTAGCAGTAACTAGCTGGACTTCATTATTAGTCGTAATGTTGTTGGTGGTAACTTCTGTTTGTACTGCATTATTAACTGATTCTTCACTAGAATTATTCGCATTTGTATCAGCATTTGCAGTAGTGAACATTACCATTGTACTTGCCAATGTTGCAATCGCCATTACACACCACTGTTTACCGCTTTTATATAGTTTATAGTGCTTACGCAAATTCATAATATATTAAAATTCTCCTTAATAATTTAACTATTTAACATCATATAACAATTTAACATGGTTTAGCGATATGTTAACAAATTGTAATGATACTTAAATTTAATGTAATATTTAAGGAATTATCATCCTAACAAATTTATTCTTTTTTAAAAGAACGATTACTATCGAAAGAACAATATATGAAACTATTGGAACTAAAAATATTTCATATGGGTTATTCATTAACTGAACAAATTCAGGCCAATTATCTGGAGTAACATGAAAAACATACTTATAAATTGCCTCATAAAAGATTGGATGGATGATATAAATTCCTAAGCTTACTCCAGACAATATTCCAAATAATTTAAATTGATAACTCTTATATTTATACAAAAACTCAACAATCCGTTTAACCAAAAGATAAAGTGCAATAGAATACAGAAAATTTCCAATATTATTTAACATATGAACCTTCTTTAAGGTTAAGTCATTAATTATTGAAAGCATTAACGTAACCATGCCAATAACAATTAGCCAATTTTCTCCCTTACGATTAAAAAAGTTCTCTTTTATTAGATAACCAATAATAAAGAAACCAAGAAAATCCGAAGTAAGCAATGGTTGAGTTAAGTAATCATTATTTATTTTCAAGCCTGTTAATTTACTTATATAAGTAAAACAATCTATAAAAATAAAATTTGCAATTACAATTGCAAATAAAGTTTTTTTATGTTCATCAACTAATACTGAAAAAATTGGAGCCACTAAATAGAGAGCAATAATTGTATAAAAAAACCAAAATAAATTATTAATGTTATTACTAGCAAACGAATTAATAAAATCCGTGATACTAGGATTAGGATGCAACGATGGACCAGGATAAGCACGATGTTTAATATCATATAGATAGTATATTATCGACCATACAAAGAAAGGAATAACCACTCTTTTGAATCTTTTTATTAAAAAAGTTTTAGTAGAATACTTTTTTCGATAATCTAATAAAGTAGCTCCTGAATTCATAAAAAAAATATATACTGCTGGAATGCATAAAGATTGTAGTACTAAAGCAGTTATATAGTTTGAATAATTTGTATTTCCTGAAAACGCCAATTGTGATGAATGCAGCACCAAGACAAAAAATATTGCAATACAATTTAATACATCTATGTAGTGGAGTCTCTTACTATTAAGCATAATTTTCCCTCCTACACTAATCCCTTTTCTAAATTTGAAATTGCAGTTTTAATATAGAACCCTGACCGTAGTTTTTCAGCAACTTCTTTGGCGTTGTTCACCAGTTCACTATAATCAATCGAAGATACATTAGGTAACACTTCATCTAATTCATTCAAACTATCAACTACAATTCCGATGTTCATTTTTTCAACAAGATCTGCTATCGCTGCCTGACGCCAAACAACTACAGGAATCCCTGAGCTTAAATATAAAGAAGCTTTATGAGGATTATTAAACTTCATATAATTTCCAAATAAGCCATCGCAAGTTATTGGTGTCGTTCCATCCCAAACCAATCCAAAATTTCCTTTTAGATAATTAGGTAGTTCATCGGGGGGATACTGACCCTTGTATACTATGTTAGCTCCGTACTTTTCCAATGGATTAGGACCAAAGACATTTAATTTCACCCTTTTTAAGGATAACTTTTCTAAAAAGCCAGCCTTACTTAAATTTCCGGCAAAGCAAACAGAAGTCTCATAGTTTGAACCAGATGCTAGCTTAATTTTATTATCATAATCAAATAAGCCCAAGCTTTCCATTGGGACTGTTACACCATTATCTCTAAGCCACTTTTCCATTTTTGCGTTATGAACAATTAAGCCATCAGCCATATTAAATACTCGAAGTTCCTCATCAATGTACCCTTTTTCGCCATAATGGAGTCGCAAAGATTCAATATCGTGAATAATCAAAATAATTTTAGAATTCATTTGTTGAAGTCTTTTTACCAATTGCTTTGTAACAATTTTAGAATATGTTGGATATTGTAAAAAGATTTCATCAATGTCATTTTGCTTTGCCAAAAAGCGTGGAACATCAATATATGCAACCTTTGCTTTTTGCAAAACCGATTCTTGATTAATTGTAAAGTTCCATTTTTCAAAGCCATCTTTTAATAAGAAATTTTCAATATCAATTTTTGCTTTGGGTCCTGCATTGTTATCATGGTGTGTTTCTTTTACTGTCAATATTACTTTTGTCATACTTATCCACCCAACTAATAGTCTGTAATTTTCTTTAGAACATTACGCAAGTTCTCAAAATACCGTTCTTCATAAAACTTTGAAATACTATTTTGAATCGCTACTTTGTTATATTCAGTTTGTGACATTTTATTAATCTTTTTCGCACATTCTTTTATATTTCCACGATGATAAACTTCCCCATTTATGCCATCCACAACTACATCCGTAAAACCGTCAAAGTCAGCAGAAAGACATGGAATTCCTCTGGACATTGCTTCCAAAAATACCATTGGTAGCCCTTCAAAGTGCGATGTCAAAATTAATGCAAACGGTTGATATGCTAATGAACTCCATATATTTTCAGTCCAGCCATGCCACTTAACTCTATCTTTAATTTCTAGTTTTTCAGCAAGTTCTTTACACTGACTCTCATCTTCTCCGCCACCATAAACATCCAATACAACAGATGAATTAGTCAAGCTAACGGCACGAAGTAACTCTTCTAAATTCTTTTGGCCTGTTAATTGGACCCGGCCAACATATAATAAATGCTTTTTACTACTATTCTCTTGAATATCTAATAATTGATGATGTTCTGCAGGATTATAAATTAAAAAAATTCTTTGAGAAGCAATTCCTAAATCAATCATCTGTTGTTTTATCGGAGAACTAATTGCTAAATGATAATCCGCAAACACAATATTATGTGGATCATAATCCATCTGATTAGCTATTGAAAAATGAAACCATGAAATTAACTTACAATTTTTATGAGTTACTTTTCTTAACTTAGCAAATAACTTAATAATGTTAGGACTAAGAATTATATAATTAGTATCTTTAGGACTCATTAAAAAAATCTTTATAAAGTAAGCTAAGCGATTTAGTCGACTACTATTCTTTGGATAAATTACTTTTATACTAGGATTTAATTTATGCAGCCATTCTTTATCTGGCGTCATATTCGATAAAACTAATCGGATGTCATTACCATTTTCAACTAAATTATTTAGTACTTTAACTAAAACTGTTTCTGTCCCACCACGACCAGTTATTTTATTGGTTATAAACGTTAACTTCATAATTAAGCTCTCTTTACTATTTTTTTATTAAAGCCTTGGCTTGCTTTAAGATTGGTGCTTTTAGCATGAATAAACAGATTACATACACAAAAATTCCTAATGCAACTTGAAGTGCTAAATTAATAATCGTCATACTCATGATTAGGTTTATTCGAGAAACAATAATGTACATAAAAAGTCCACTCAGTAGATACCGCCATATAGGAGCAAAAAGTGCCCGACGTCGAATTGTTCCTTTAATATAAAATAGCTGAACTGCTGTCACTGCAAACTCCGAAATAACTGTTGCAATTGCCGCACCATTAGCTCCATACAAAGAAATCAAGAATATATTGGCAACTATATTAACTACTGCTCCAATTGTTACTGAAATTGTATATTCATGTTCATGATGAATTGGCATTAGATACTGGGTACCAGTAACATTACTCCATGCAATCATCAGAATGGCTGGAGCTTCCCAAAAGATAACACCACCAGTCGGGCCATATTCACTACCTAAAAACCATGGAGCAAACTTATAGGCAATCGCCATCAGTCCAAACATCATTGGAGTTGAAATAGCTGTTACAAAGTCAAATGATTTATACAGGCTCTCACGGACTCCTTTTACATCACCAGAAGCAAACTTATTTGCAATATGTGGCAACATAACCGTCCCAGTTGCAGTAACAACCGCCAATACTAGTTTTACAATGTTATCTCCAAAATTAAATTGCGAAACTGCAGCTTGCGGAGCCATTCTCCCTAACATAATCCGATTCACAACTAAATAAATTTGTGTTGTAATCGTGGGAATAAATAATAACAATGCTGGATAAAAATGTTTAAGTGGGTGCCATTCACGAATGCTTACCCACTGAATATTATTTTTGAGATATGGCCATAGGGTAAAACTTCCAGCTAATTGGGCAAAACCTAATAAGAAAATATATTTAGCAAGGTCACTTTGATTACGCACTAATACAAAAATCAAGGCAATTGTTATCAGTTTGACGATTGTGTTTCGCGAAACAGTCTTTTTAAAATCCTCCATCCCCATAAAATACCAAGAAATATCAATTCCATAAGCAATTATCCATAATGCTTGTAGTAAAAAATAAGTCTTAAATGCACTACTAAATAAAAATACTGCTAATAAATAAGTAATTAAAACTATTGAACTAGTAGCTACTTGAAGTGAAATTATTCCCCAAAAAGTTTTTGATCTTTTAAATTTATCGTTTCGTTGGTAAGCTATTTCCCTATTACCATATAGAGAAATGCCAAGTTGACCTGCTAAATAGAAAAATGTTACCCATCCATTTGTATATGTATTGATTCCATTATTATTGGCACCAAGAACTCGAGATACATAAGGAGTTGTAATTACAGGAGCTAGCATTAACAATATTTGATAGCCTGCATTATACAAATAATTTTTGATAACCTTCATGTAACAACCTCATTTGACTTTTCTTAAACTAAAGTTTTATTTTACCACTGTATTTTACCAAACAAAAGACAGCCATGTTACACTTTAGTTTCTGATAAAATGTGCTACTTACTTTGATATATTATTTTATAGTTAAACTAGTATCTAAATAAGTAGCTTATACTAATGTTAAAGTACAAGCTACTTATCAAAATGCTTCATTCTATTTTTTAGCTTTTAAATAAACCCACGTAGTAGCCGAGAAAGATAGGATAAAACCTAATAAAAATCCAACAGCTGCTCCTAATAAAGTAAGCTTTTTAATTGACGGAGAACTATCACTTTTGGCTTCATCAGCCACAGCCTTAGAGAATAGGGAAATTTTATTTGCTGAGGTTACTCTTTGAGGAATCTTTTTAGCTGCTGCCTCAGCAACGGCATTTACAACAGCCGCAGAATCGTGTGCAGTATTAGCCTTCGCACTTACTCTAACAATTGTAGTTTGCATTATCGGTTCTGCATTTACCATTGATGAGATTTGTTCTGCATTGTATTTCTTTCGTAAGTCTTTTGATAAATACTTACGAGCAGCAGCAGCAGTATCATTACTTTCTATTATTTTTGCATATGTATTTCCGAGATTCATATCAGCTTGAAGTTCTTCATTTGCATTAGCACCATCATATGCTCTACTAGTCATAATATTTCTAACGGATTCATAGGTTGTATGCTGTTTATGCTTTGCATATAAATTGCCCCCTAATCCAAATATTATTGTTGTAATAAGGATAATGAATACGTTTTTCCAAACAACTTTTGAAATATTCTTTACGTTGAAATTTTTCTCACTCATTTATGCTTCTCCTCCTGAGTATTATAAAAATTAGGTATAGCGAATAATGCTAATAGAAATGGGTTGTAAATAATCTTAATTATATCTGGTTCAAACATAAAATTTAATGCTGCAACTAAAATAATTGCCGTTAAAATAAATGTTTGCCGAAATGTTGATCTTATCGCAATGTAGGTCATGCACCCAATTATAAGTACAAACGATAATATTCCCCATAATAAAATCATCCGAACATATGAGGAATCTATAAAGAAGTAATGGCTCACACCATCTATTTGATTAGCTAATTTCAGCCCTTTACTTCCACCATATGTATGCTCTACGATTGTCTGACCTAAAAGCTTAACATCGTAATTACTAAAAGCTTGATATCCCAAGCTCAATCTACCAGAAGTAATATCATTGATTTTTCTCATTATATGATTAGATGCATCATAGAAATAAGAAGTAAAAATTATTATAGAAGCTGAAATTGGTACTGCCATCCACCAAAAAGAGGCTAGTATCTCCGATAATTTATGGCCTCTAAATGCTCGCTGTGCAATAATCATTACAGGTATTACAATCATAGTAGCTATAAAGTCTAACTTAGTATTTGTAATCATCATAAAAATAACATCACCAACAAAGATAAAAAGATAATCAAACCATCTTAATTTATTAAATCTAAGATAACAATACGCTAATACCAAATAGAAATAGTGAGTTGCAAGGCTTGATGTATAAATTAAACCTAACGAATATCTCGGTGGTCTGGGTGCAGCACGATATATTAAATTCGGTATTACCCCTAATAGTGAGAAAATTGCCATTGCCAGCAACAACATTACGTTTAAATATAGATACCAAGTTATAATATCCTTAAAATTAACATTTTTTGCTCCAATAACAAAAGGCACTATTGTTAATAGCTGTAATTCATGCGCCATTCGCCAATTTATCATGCCTAATAGTATTAATATAGTAATTATAACTAATTCTTTTTTACTCCACCTATCCAGAACGTATATTTTAAATAAAAGTAATGGAAGTGCGAGATACGAACATAATCTTAAAAAACGGCCATTTAATGCTTCCGCTAGAGTTGTGTCTTGAATAAATGAAGACACAAAAAAAATCACAAAAGCAATAAAAAATATCTGACTACCGTTAATAGGAAAATTGTAGATATTTTGAGTATTTCTTTTAAGCAATTTATTATTTCCCTTCTTGAATGTAATAAAGCTATATCTATGTATTTTATTACATTGCAGTATTAAATCCTTACCAGACTAGGAATATTGCATGATACCGGTAATAGAACGTTTAATAAACGTTGCGTAATTCACTAAAAATGGCAATTCTACCAATCTTCTACGGATTAAAATTATTTAATATCAGTTAATAAAAGATACAATTCTTATAAATGCTCTAGCTAAATTCCTTATTAACAGCTGTCAATGCTGCATGTAATACTTGATCCATGTTGTAATAACGGTATTGTCCTAAGCGACCACCAAAAATAACATTATCAGCCTTTTCGTCAGCTAACTTGGTATATTGCTTGTAAAGATCGTTATTCCGTTGATTGTTAATCGGATAGTATGGTTCATCACCACGGTGCCAGTCAGCAGGGTATTCACGAGTGATGATCGTTTTATCCTTGTCACCCTTACCGAACTCAAAGTGTTTATGTTCAATAATCCGTGTGTATGGTGTTTCAGCATCGGTATAGTTAATTACCGCATTACCTTGATAGTTACCAACATTCTTTTCTTCAGTCTCAAAACGTAAACTTCGGTACTGTAACTCACCTAATTGATAATCAAAGAACAGATCAATCATACCGGTAAATACTATTTTCGGATAATCTTCAAGGTACTTAGCCTTTTGATTAAAGAAGTCAACACCAGTCTCAACATCAATTAAGTCGCTATCAAGCATCTTCTCAACGATCTGGGTGTAACCACCAATTGGAATTCCTTGGTAGGTGTCATTAAAGTAGTTATTGTCATATACCAAACGCACTGGGAGACGCCGAATAATAAAAGCAGGTAATTCCGTTGCTTTTTGTCCCCACTGTTTTTCAGTATAGCCTTTGATCAACTTTTCATAGATATCGCGACCAATAAGTGAAATAGCTTGTTCTTCAAGGTTCTTTGGTTCTTTACCAGCCATTTCTTGCCGTTGCTCATTAATCTTCGCCATTGCTTCTTCAGGTGTACGAACTCCCCACATCTCACTGAATGTATTCATATTAAATGGGAGGTTATACATTTCGCCCTTGTAATTAGCTACTGGGCTATTCGTATACCGATTGAATTCTGCAAACTGGTTTACATAATCCCACACTTCCTTATTAGACGTATGGAAAATATGGGCCCCATATTGATGCACTTGAATGCCATCTACCTCCTTAGTGTAGATATTACCAGCAATATGGTCTCGCTTTTCAATCACTTTCACACGCTTACCACGTTTAGCAGCTTCATAGGCAAAAGTTGCCCCAAAAAGGCCCGCGCCTACTACTAAATAATCATATTTTTGCATAACTATCTCCTTATTAACTAACTTTCTAATATGCACCCTCACTCTTAAAGATACTAATAATATTCTTAAACATTATCTTCATATCAAATCCGAGTGAAGCCTCATCAACATATTCCAATTCAACATCACAACGTTCGGGATAAGGAATATTACTGCGACCACTTGATTGCCATAGTCCCATTGCTCCTGGCTTTACTGACAAAAACTTATCAACTCGGTCACCATACTCAGCCAACTCTGCCTTAACAACTGGTCGGGGCCCAATAATACTCATATCGCCACGCAAGATATTGATAAACTGTGGAATTTCATCAATTGATGTCTTGCGCAGCCATTCTCCCAAACGCGTAATTCGGGGGTCTTCTTCTGGTTCTAACTTATAGTTATTTGCCACATATTTAGCATAAAGTTCAGGATCATTTTC of Limosilactobacillus reuteri subsp. reuteri contains these proteins:
- the glf gene encoding UDP-galactopyranose mutase, whose product is MQKYDYLVVGAGLFGATFAYEAAKRGKRVKVIEKRDHIAGNIYTKEVDGIQVHQYGAHIFHTSNKEVWDYVNQFAEFNRYTNSPVANYKGEMYNLPFNMNTFSEMWGVRTPEEAMAKINEQRQEMAGKEPKNLEEQAISLIGRDIYEKLIKGYTEKQWGQKATELPAFIIRRLPVRLVYDNNYFNDTYQGIPIGGYTQIVEKMLDSDLIDVETGVDFFNQKAKYLEDYPKIVFTGMIDLFFDYQLGELQYRSLRFETEEKNVGNYQGNAVINYTDAETPYTRIIEHKHFEFGKGDKDKTIITREYPADWHRGDEPYYPINNQRNNDLYKQYTKLADEKADNVIFGGRLGQYRYYNMDQVLHAALTAVNKEFS
- a CDS encoding sugar transferase, with protein sequence MSEKVKIKQQSKSYLFWKRFFDVVLSSGALVCFSPVFLAVFIMNRFGDNKGPLFYKQERIGWHGKPFKIYKFRSMVENADKILENDPELYAKYVANNYKLEPEEDPRITRLGEWLRKTSIDEIPQFINILRGDMSIIGPRPVVKAELAEYGDRVDKFLSVKPGAMGLWQSSGRSNIPYPERCDVELEYVDEASLGFDMKIMFKNIISIFKSEGAY